A genomic region of Arachis hypogaea cultivar Tifrunner chromosome 5, arahy.Tifrunner.gnm2.J5K5, whole genome shotgun sequence contains the following coding sequences:
- the LOC112801690 gene encoding uncharacterized protein isoform X1, producing MMVTGLGIATETRETMKKDKYTRRSRNIGDDEENSFKKDTAHSVSKSQKNAPSRVSKSSTSNAYYTYSSVASQSSSAPANNTEDDFDDFDPRGTFAKVLKW from the exons ATGATGGTGACAGGTTTAGGGATAGCTACAGAGACAAGGGAGACTATGAAAAAAGACAAATACACTAGAAGATCACGAAACATCGGTGATGATGAAGAGAACTCCTTCAAAAAGGATACTGCACACTCTGTCAG CAAAAGTCAGAAGAATGCACCATCTAGAGTATCTAAGTCATCTACTAGTAATGCCTATTATACCTACAGTTCAGTTGCTTCTCAAAGTTCAAGTGCACCTGCAAATAATACTGAGGATGATTTTGATGACTTTGATCCAAGAGGAACTTTTGCTA aagtgctgaaatggtga
- the LOC112801690 gene encoding uncharacterized protein isoform X2 — MMKRTPSKRILHTLSAKVRRMHHLEYLSHLLVMPIIPTVQLLLKVQVHLQIILRMILMTLIQEELLLDHINDWRKTILYLTFIFFLTAIIWFIEVLKW, encoded by the exons ATGATGAAGAGAACTCCTTCAAAAAGGATACTGCACACTCTGTCAG CAAAAGTCAGAAGAATGCACCATCTAGAGTATCTAAGTCATCTACTAGTAATGCCTATTATACCTACAGTTCAGTTGCTTCTCAAAGTTCAAGTGCACCTGCAAATAATACTGAGGATGATTTTGATGACTTTGATCCAAGAGGAACTTTTGCTA GATCATATTAATGACTGGAGGAAAACAAtactttatttaacatttattttctttcttactGCTATAATATGGTTCATAG aagtgctgaaatggtga